TAATAAATTTTTCCCACATGTTTTTTTCATAGGAAGTTAACAAGTAGGGATGATTATGCAAAAGAAATACTATAAAAGATGATAAAGAAGACTCAAGACTTAGACAAttatatctataaaaaaaaattacaatctaATCTGAGCTGTCCTAGATTGTCATGCACAACTCATATCCTTTCCGAATATTTTAGCATGCAGAAGTAcaattgaaattttcacaacattCCTTACAAGAAATTGCacaattttattgaatattCATATGTTTCTTAATATTAACACTACTAATTATCAACACAtataatacattacaaaagtccAAGGAAGGGTCGGGTCACCTAAAACCATCATGCCACTCTTCCACCAAAAACTTGCCtatacaaaaatcaaaatattctcTATGGATCAACCACCAAAAACTTGCAGTGGTAGATGGTGATCCATCCTacaaaattgaaggaaaaaaaaaagtgagacaAAGCTCATTAAATGAAATCTCAACTTCAAAGTATCCCAACTCATGGGACATCTCAACTCTCAAGGCATCCCAAACACTCCTTGGGATATCTTAACTCGGAGGCATTGTTGCCACTAATATGTaagtaacaaaaataatttttatgacaCTTCCCATATTTAATCAAGTAGTAATAGTGTACATAATAATCCCATAATCACGTGATCACCCTTGCATCAACAACAAAATCAACACTCATTTCAACAATCCATATCTAGTACACAACATCTTTATGCAGATCATTACCTTACCCTTTTAATGATTACATAATAATGACATACTTACCTCCTTGACATATTCTGAAAATTGACAAATGGTCATATTAAGCAAATGTGTATATTTGGCAAGTGGTTACACTCGGCAAATGGTAGGAGTGAGTACCAGTCTAAGGTCAACTTTGAACCGACCTTGAACGGGCTGTCGGTCCTAATCCAATTCCCTAGGAGATTAGGTCAGTCCTTAGTCTTGGAATTCCTGAACCAACACTGTATGGGTTGGTCATCGGTCCTAGAAGTTTAGGGTCAAATCAACCCTCActctatatataatttataatttttatataaataaaatccaaaaataaatggCATTAATAACATTAAATAGCTCATTTGttaggagttcaagtaattttacactattatctaataatttagatttttaatgtcttttacggggTCAACAACTATAATTTAcaattgaggaaaatgtttttatgagaAGTCCTCACGTCGTCCAAAAGGGCATGAACCACTCCTCACGGCATCCTTTTTCTAGTACTCATTCTTGTATGTCTTATTTgttctcttagtcttcaatttgctaaaattgaaagaaataactTCTTAGCTAGCCACTTGACATtcactttgggtcactcgtaCCACTCGCCGCTCGATGCTCACCTTGCTTGTTGCTCCCCACTTGATGCTCACCCTGCTCGACGCTTGACACTCACCTCACCTAACGCTTGCCACTCGCCTCTCTTAGCTGACTTCGCTCATCACCAAACCTATTGAGTCAGTCCAATCCTCGGTCGCATTttcaaagagtacaaaaaatgaaataaaaaaaattatcaattggtccTGGATTAACCctaaaaccgaaccaaacccattgggtcagtctAGTCCTCAATTGCCTTTTCAAAgtataaaaaatgcaataaaaaaattatttgttggtCTCGGGTTGATCCtaaaaccgaatcgaacccattgggtcggtctgATCATTGGTCTCAAACTCAATAGGGTCAGTTCTCGgtctcaaaaattgaggaccaacattGTGCGGGTTGGTCTTAGGGTTAAGGAGTAAACCGACCCAACctggaaccatgctcacccctaacaaATGGATATAAACAAAAGGTGGTTTTATTTAACGAGTGGATGTAAGTGGcgaattttcatattcaataggTAAATATAAACATTAAGTAATTGTACTCAATAGGTGGATATAAATAGTAAATGCTCAACAACTAGAAATAGTTAAACATCGACATAACCACTTATCAaattattttcacttaaaacaTTCAAACTTCTCACCTATGTGCCCTAAACACAAATACCAGAATTCAACCTCCCAAATAGATGCATTCGGGGTCTCTACGACAAAATCTATGACTATATCACGTAAAAGCTTGTATGGGCACTATGTTTGATTTCTCTCATTACTACCAAGACACCTTGAAAAACTTTCAAAACTCCACATTTTGAAGTATACCAACATTCAGCTGAATTCAAAGCACTCAAATAATTTGATTCTTCTTCAACTCTAAAGCGTGtctcactccagtcaatgtccacATTATACCGTCATCTATTCTAATTTTGACATTACCAATACCTAGGGGTCTACATGGTCCAAGTGGGTGGTTCCCAACCTAGAATCAGGAACCACCCACTAAGGATCggttccaaaaaaattagaaccgggaaccacccgttagttgcatggatccacccaatAACTAGACCGCCGGTCCAGTTCGATTTCCaagtggatccatagaaccagTCTCACCAATAATAATATCGTTTTCCAAATCCCACCGTGAGTACTTTTCATATcgagtaatatttttctttaaatagaatcggcttaattaagggtaccatttttctttattttattggaaaacactaccaaagaagagaaataggttTTTTTGCCTGTTTTTGAATCGTTTcaattgaaatctaaaatattttttaagttcaAGGTTTTGGATGATTGTCACATGTAGATCGTATTCTCTTTTATCCCTTAACAATGCTCAATCTCTTACAACTTTTGCTTTACTGAATTCTTTTTGTAGAAACAATTCTATTGGTACTCCACATATTCTTGAACACAGTATCCTACGTGAATTCTGAAAGTATCCTTTGAATGAGCCATTTAGGGTGCGCGTGGTAAACTTCCCCAGCCcaacaatttctattcttctcttcccaaaacaaaaaaagaatagaaacttgtttgataacggcaagttagttttttgttcccgagaataaaaagTTAGCtcgggaatggttttggaataaaatgagaagtaaaaaaagttgcttcttgttcgggaacaagtttaagaaataagtgaattttcttttcttttattcttctcttcgACTGCCATTGAACGCCCTTGATTGCCGCCCGCCGCCGCGCCGCTGCCGTCGGCCGAccgccgccatcgccaccgacccgccaccgccgcctccgccgccgctggaggccgccgccgccgccggccgccgtcgCTGGAGGCCGATCGCCGCCGCGTCGCCGGAGGGACCGCCGGTCGTCGGAGGTCGATCGCCGCcgcggtcgccggaggccgaccgCTACCGCTGGCCAACCGATGCCGCCGCCGCGGTCGATGGCGACCGATGGGCCGTGTGACGGCGATCGGTGGTGGCAGTTAGTGGGTGGCGGTCGGCCGACGACGTGCAGCGGCGGCGGTGtccggtggtggcggcggtctaccggcaaaaaataaaaagcaaataaatataaaaaataaactattttttaccaaacgcatttctattctttttctatttctagagtaaaaattttgtgtagttaccaaacgggtttttttacatagaaattgttccccataatagaaatagaaaagaactatttctaaaaaaaaattgttccccggccaagaaatgttaccatgcgcagccttatTAAGTTGCTAAAAGGCAACTTATATACTTTATTAAATTCTTATAAAAACATGGAAACCACGAGAAGAGATAAAGCCCTAAAATTTAGGTttgctaattagtaatttcgaaatttattttaatattaaaaattaatatattattataatataatcgatACGGTACGAATGGGTGGATTTGCCCATGGAATTGAGGACCGGACCAGTACCCATTGGTTCCCATAAATTTGAACTAGGAGCCAGactggttccctcaagaaccaccggttccgaGTGGTCTGGGCTCGGTTTTGGGTGGTCCGAGTAGGtttcggttcttttgcacatccCTACCAATACCCACAATATTGCACTTAGCATGGTCCCCCAATTGCACTTTACCATTATCCATGCCTTGATATGTAGTAAATCGGTTCATATTTGGTGTCACGTAACTAAATAACCACAATTCATAATATGTTTGTTAAATGACAAATTCTAAGTGACAAACAAGATATAATAAGCACTATTCATATTATAGTCAACTACAGCTACAAAGTCATTTACATATTTAACTTTAATTCCTTTACCTTTCTCGTTCTTCAACTTAAAGAAATACTTTCTAGGATGTCCCATCTTGCTACAACTCTAATAGACAACATCACTAGTCCTAAACTAACtgcatttgtttaaatttgCATTTACAAGAGCACTAGTTCTTCCTCTATCTTAACCTACTAAAGTAATAGACATAAGTTCATAAAATTCTCTTCTATGACGTCTTCACTTAGAAACAAATCATGAACCTCATCAAACATCAAGTTTCTAAACCTATAGAAATTGCTAACAACAGTAATGTTAGTGTTCCAACTATTCAAAAATGAGGATAATAGTATCAAAGAGTCtatctcatcttcaaagtcaatctcaatcAAACTCAACTTACTAACAACCACATTAAATTCATTGTAATTTAGCAATCAACACCACGCTATTGATAAACGCATCAAGTAGACCTTGTTGATAAATACAACGTTACAAGTTGACGTTAGTCCAATAAAATTCGATACCTATTTATCCAGTAATTCCCAATAAGCTTATTTAgttaaatttggttttctctAAACATTGCTAAGTGCAAATTCTCTCATAAAGGCAATCATCAACCTACAtcttctaaaaataaaatcatgcccatcaaatatgtcaattttcattgttctttttttttattacatcaaTATGCTTcaactcaatcaatctaggCTCAAATACCAATTTTTACAGAAACAAGCagtcaaataataaaataaatagaacaagaaaatatatcagacatcaaatttatgtggttcagtCAGTGTGATCTTAGTCTATGAGAAGAGTAGCAGAATTCCTTAATagataaaataatataacaaatatTACAACCACACTTGAGTTACTTAAACACTCAAATGTTTCGCAACCCCTAATTTCCCAGCTGAATAATACTATTGGATTACTTTAGGGTGTAATTCACGAGAAATGACCTATTGGatgcttttcatgaaaaatatcctCTTCTTATATAGATAATAATTATACCAAAAACAAGCAACCTACTCAAATTAGGTAATCACTTAAATAGGAAACCTACTTGTGTTGGAAACTTgacatatattttcaacaatgaACAATTAAGGCATATTGCCAAGGCaaatatccttgacaaaatgactatatgttaaaaaaaaagtaccacTCTTTATAGAGATATGAATCTGATCGCATTCAATCAAAAAATCCACAACATCTCTAATTAAAGCGATTGTAATTACAAGATTGATTCTCATAAAACTTGAGAGCAAGACCacgtcataaaaaaattttaaatatctaTTCATAATTATAactctgaaaaaataaaatttaatatagtatttaaattattaaaccAATGCTATGCGCGCATACAAAGTTATATTCAGtataagtcctaaaacctacaaTTCTATGAGATTTAAAAgggaaatgaaaaaggataaaCATGACAAATGAAAGTTTACGtagcaataaaaataaatatataaattgttCCACAATGTTGCAGTCACAAATGTGCCCCCATCAAACGTAGAGCTTAGTTTTAGTTTGAAGAATctttactctttttcttttcatcgaTAAGGAATCTCATATTTATGCGAGGGAAAGTTGTCCGAAAAATCCTACATTTATCGTGTGAtagccaattcaattctaaattattcaatttggccaatctagtcataaatcttttgaggatttgccaatttagtcataaactttttgagactttgttaatttagtcttttcagctaattttgatcTAAAATCACTGATATGAATGTCTGCTGTCTTACGTGGTACAATCAACACCgacattgatgatttttgcaatttaaagaaaaaaatctgaaattttatgctttttctttttttctttttcccttaacCGTACTCCCAACCAGCCACAAGTGAAGGTGCAAGACATCATGTCCACGATGGCCTTGCTTGGTTTGAGCAGGGGGTTTTGTTCCTCCTTGGCCAATAGCCGATGGGCACAACCTCTCAACtgccaaaaatccaattaagaaaaaataaaaataaaaagagaaaaaattcaaaaattcaaaacatttaaTAACAAATTGTAAAAACTGTTTACATCAGCACTGACCATCCATGTTGGATGGTCGACGTTGACTAGATCAACAAGTTAGtgatttccaactaaaattgtctaaaagaattatattggcaaattgttaaaagttttaagattaaattgataaatcgtcaAAGATTAAGATGAAActagtaaaattgaaagattaaagATTTGATTAACTGCAGCCCAATATGTGTAgggtttttttttggacaaaatatcCCATTAATATGAAGCCTCGCAGTAAATCGTTTCTTCAATACAATACCTTGAACAATGGACATGCAAGTTGTTTTTTCaagaataactcataaggaaaATTTGATGTTGCCATATCATTCTAGAAACGTTACTTTAAGTGAAATAAGatgataaattttcttttgcaattattATAAAGGAACATGTCTAATTAATTTTAAGAGAAGTGAGAAGTAAGAAAAGGGCCTACATGATGGGACTCTACCACATAATTCCATTCTATCAaacttcattattatttataaatatgtgTTAGAAACTCTCAAAAGATACAGCAAACGAAAAGGAAACACGTGGGGGAAAAATCTGACTGGAAGTGCCATCGCATGTGGGTCCGGGAAGAAAGTGCAACCCTTTGAGAACAAGGCTTAAAATTTCAACAAGAAAGTCAAAaggtttttgttatttataatTTCCTTATGAGGGCACTAATGGTCTAGTCTCCATCACTAAAGTGTGCAACATTGTTCTTTCCCAACAAGTTTAATGGAACAAGATGAAACTCGGACCGTAGGATAAGATTCCTCATTTGATGAAACAAGAGCATTCACATAATTCCAGAAACTTCTATATATCATATCTTAAAATCCAATATATGTTCACGCATGCGTCTTAGGATGTCGGAACTCCATTGATGTTCTGATTGATTAATTCCCAATCTAAAGAGTTCACGAAACTCTATGATTATACTGCAGCAGCCATCAATACTTACTAATCttgattattattaattattagtgACAAATCACAgaattttacaataaaaaaaaatgctccgtTGATGCGAAATAGAGATGCCTACTTTTGATTTGTGGGTTGAAAAGATAGACTCATGCGTGCCGAGAAAGAGGAACCTGATTAGACTGATTAGACTTTGGCATGTCGGATGAACGTTCCTGATTATGCATGGGGTTCGGAACTCGACTTCATAAAGcattctaaaaaatattcgAACATAGGACGAGGGGTCCATTCGTCATTGAAGAGTGTGGCTTTTACACTTCTCAAGCAAGCGAGACAACTTCACTTGTCAAGGAAggcggaaaaaagaaaagagagaaggaaaacgCATACAAGGTGACGTCAGTCAATGAGTCAAGGCACGATTCCTTCCCCTCCCCCCACCCCCTATAAATTCCCCGCTCTTGCCAATGTTAATCCTATCGCTCTTCAAATACACACAAAATCTCTGtcctttggtcttcttcttcttcttctctctgcttGCACGAGGTGGGTATCCAAATGGAAGACACGACTTCAGAAGCCATGAGCTTACTCCCTCCAGGATTCAGATTCCATGCCACAGATGAGGAGCTTCTGCTCCTTTACTTGAAGCCCAAGATCCTCGGACAACTCGACGAACCCTACTACAACATAATTCCGGAGATCGATTTATGCGAATGGGAACCATGCCAATTGCCCGCCATGTTCGATTGCATGCTTAAAGGGAAGGAGCTGTTCTTCTATTGCCGAGTGAAGCATAAGTACTTGAACAGCAGGCGGTCCGACCGCACGACCAGAACAGGTTACTGGAAAGTGACGGGCAAGGAACGCGCCATCATGAGCGAGGACACCAACGAGCAGATAGGAATCAAGAAGACGTTGGTGTTCTACGAGGGCCGCGTGCCTCATGGCAAAAGGACCGACTGGGTCATGCACGAGTATCACCTAAACTCCAAGCATTTGGGCAGTAATCACAATGAAGGCGAGGTAACATTTTTGGCTCTCATTCATTTGCACAACACGATGGGTTATAAATAACATTTGACTCGTGCTTTTTAGTAACGGGTTGTTTTTCAATTACTGATGTTGCTGGTGCATATATTTGCAGATGCTGCCTTATGTGGCATGTCGgatcaagaacaagaaaaacaagaaagcgACGATGTGTCACGCTCCAACAATTAGCCCAGAAGGCTATTCAAGAAGCCCCTCACGTCCACTAGCAATGTATACCCCTCTGTGAATCAGGAAGGGGACTTGCTGACCTTCCGTAACACCATCAACATTGAAATTGCTGAT
Above is a window of Eucalyptus grandis isolate ANBG69807.140 chromosome 9, ASM1654582v1, whole genome shotgun sequence DNA encoding:
- the LOC104419845 gene encoding protein NTM1-like 9; this translates as MEDTTSEAMSLLPPGFRFHATDEELLLLYLKPKILGQLDEPYYNIIPEIDLCEWEPCQLPAMFDCMLKGKELFFYCRVKHKYLNSRRSDRTTRTGYWKVTGKERAIMSEDTNEQIGIKKTLVFYEGRVPHGKRTDWVMHEYHLNSKHLGSNHNEGEMLPYVACRIKNKKNKKATMCHAPTISPEGYSRSPSRPLAMYTPL